Proteins from one Niallia circulans genomic window:
- a CDS encoding transcriptional regulator GutM encodes MQLAFILCLILIVQYLLSLYQIKQYKLKIDKIVSGYKGEEGYFMFSGMTRGKLKHGAIAVLVVDSNYIIHECHLLKGMSVFTKFKPIEKYKGRHVGEIVSNINDEIPLKGKSKLPSNSKALLQASENALLTIAKKKVSLGI; translated from the coding sequence ATGCAGCTAGCTTTTATACTTTGTCTGATTCTTATTGTTCAGTATCTTTTATCATTGTATCAAATTAAGCAATATAAACTTAAAATCGATAAAATTGTTAGCGGTTACAAAGGCGAGGAAGGCTATTTTATGTTCTCAGGAATGACAAGGGGAAAGCTCAAACACGGAGCAATTGCTGTTTTAGTTGTCGATAGCAATTATATTATCCATGAGTGTCACTTGTTAAAGGGTATGTCTGTTTTCACTAAATTTAAGCCAATTGAGAAGTATAAAGGCAGACATGTCGGGGAAATTGTCAGCAACATTAACGATGAGATTCCCTTAAAAGGCAAAAGCAAGCTGCCTTCCAACAGCAAGGCATTATTACAAGCTAGTGAAAATGCCTTACTAACAATAGCAAAGAAAAAAGTGTCTTTGGGAATTTAA
- a CDS encoding PTS glucitol/sorbitol transporter subunit IIC, with the protein MEWIKWLGEHFIGMFQAGGETFMGLVTGIVPTLVVLLTFTYAMMKFVGEERVTRIIQFAAKYTILRYTLMPILSLLMLTNPMAYTFGRFLPEKQKPAFYDSAVSFVHPVTGLFPYANAGELFVYLGIANGIQELGLPIADLAVRYFIVGIVVILIRGIVTEIITKYLAKKDGTDLV; encoded by the coding sequence ATGGAATGGATTAAATGGTTAGGTGAGCATTTTATCGGCATGTTCCAGGCTGGCGGAGAAACATTCATGGGCTTAGTTACTGGGATTGTTCCGACACTTGTCGTGTTATTAACGTTTACGTATGCGATGATGAAATTCGTCGGAGAAGAAAGAGTCACAAGAATTATTCAATTTGCTGCAAAATATACTATCCTTCGTTATACATTGATGCCAATTCTGTCACTGCTGATGTTAACAAACCCCATGGCATACACTTTCGGTCGTTTTTTACCTGAAAAACAAAAACCTGCTTTTTATGATTCAGCAGTATCCTTTGTTCATCCGGTCACAGGCTTGTTTCCTTATGCGAACGCTGGTGAGTTGTTTGTCTATTTAGGAATTGCCAACGGAATACAAGAATTAGGATTACCCATTGCAGATCTTGCGGTCCGTTACTTTATTGTCGGTATTGTTGTTATTTTAATTCGTGGTATTGTAACAGAAATTATTACGAAGTATTTAGCAAAAAAAGATGGCACGGACTTAGTATAG
- a CDS encoding PTS glucitol/sorbitol transporter subunit IIB, with protein MSYRGVFVAKGSGGWGVGLYVEPNSKKNKVVSITGGGIHPVAARIAELTGAEAVDGFKGSYPEEEMVCVVIDCGGTARIGVYPMKRILTVDVLPSSPSGPLSKYITDDIFVSGVTPKDISLSESFTQPASAQEAAEEPKFDPTNKQKFKDDYAELKKEVASQQKDNILLRFSKGIGNVTGTFYQAGRDTMDILLKNILPFMAFVSMLMGIINYTGVGDWIAQALTPLAGSLGGLLVIAVVCTLPFLSPVLGPGAVIAQVIGVLIGSQIALGNIPPQFALPALFAINGQVGCDFIPVGLSLGEAKPETVRYGVPAILYSRLITGVVSVIIAYFASFGMYS; from the coding sequence ATGAGTTATCGTGGTGTTTTCGTAGCAAAAGGCTCAGGAGGCTGGGGTGTTGGTCTTTATGTGGAACCAAACTCCAAAAAGAATAAAGTCGTATCCATAACAGGAGGAGGAATCCATCCAGTTGCCGCCAGAATAGCGGAATTAACTGGCGCTGAAGCGGTAGATGGATTTAAAGGCTCTTATCCTGAAGAGGAAATGGTATGTGTTGTTATTGATTGCGGCGGTACAGCTCGAATCGGTGTTTACCCGATGAAGCGCATATTAACAGTCGACGTACTTCCATCATCTCCATCAGGTCCCCTTTCAAAATATATTACCGATGATATCTTTGTATCAGGTGTAACACCAAAAGACATTTCACTATCAGAAAGCTTCACTCAACCTGCGAGTGCTCAAGAGGCTGCAGAAGAACCAAAATTTGATCCAACAAATAAGCAGAAATTTAAAGATGACTATGCCGAGCTGAAAAAAGAGGTAGCAAGCCAGCAAAAAGACAATATTTTGCTGCGATTCTCGAAAGGAATTGGCAATGTCACAGGAACATTTTATCAGGCTGGCCGTGACACGATGGATATCCTTTTGAAAAATATTCTGCCATTTATGGCCTTTGTAAGTATGCTAATGGGGATTATTAACTATACAGGCGTTGGAGATTGGATTGCTCAAGCACTGACTCCCCTTGCAGGTTCATTAGGCGGGCTGCTTGTTATTGCCGTTGTCTGTACATTGCCGTTCCTATCCCCAGTATTAGGGCCAGGTGCAGTTATTGCCCAGGTTATCGGGGTATTAATCGGCTCCCAAATTGCATTAGGAAATATTCCTCCCCAATTTGCGTTACCTGCCTTGTTTGCGATAAACGGGCAAGTAGGCTGTGATTTTATTCCGGTAGGCCTATCTCTTGGAGAGGCTAAGCCAGAAACGGTGCGTTACGGCGTTCCTGCGATTCTTTACAGCCGTTTAATCACAGGTGTTGTATCTGTTATCATCGCCTATTTTGCGAGTTTTGGGATGTATTCATAA